The following proteins come from a genomic window of Oncorhynchus nerka isolate Pitt River unplaced genomic scaffold, Oner_Uvic_2.0 unplaced_scaffold_934, whole genome shotgun sequence:
- the znf831 gene encoding zinc finger protein 831, which produces METGKRGLVNVITPGSSSVSEQRENSINNSMPLRAPLTTLFLHTVPGLSSHPQAQPAASLDSTTLRLSIPQQGSTDSLPFLTLHLPARLQLHQQAPQSGLGAHVSLRASVSAARPSRSAGKHLCPHCGRDCMKPSVLEKHLRCHTGERPYPCTTCGISFKTQSNLYKHRRTQAHARLSSGSGQRSLGSLGSLQGHSSLSSMDTLQGHQASLQGHSSLGSMDSLGSLQGNSSVSSLDSLQGYSSLGSQDSLQGHRLQGLQDSLFSLQGSRDTLTSSPSLDTLSQDPGSLENGSSLSATTTLSPSPGQRSGTETGRDTDRDTGWALQQAGLEGLLLAAGGSQSIELSKRRREAEDTRDELRESRKDKDREKSVLTLSRHLPLRRQQAAILSQWEGSLARGMAQNQDNFLSRGKSQSHDSTDSGYSETSSPGSGPYNPGSGPHNHNPGSELHNHNPVSGLHNPVSGPHNHNPGSGPHNPGSGPHNHNPGSGPHNPGSGLHNHNPGSGPQSHNPGFGPHSPGSGPHNPGSGPHNPRSGPHNHSMESVAESSMEIHDQQDTFHTQPDQTNTTHTHTLTQPSHTPTQLNATHTPTQPELTVSQPRSTVSVQAQQSLEERISKLISENDAVVEDKHLNTVRPRKTLLSKQGSIDLPMPYTYKDSFHFDMKTSNRPPTASAGMAWQRGDRGGGWPGLYSSVPTQTSTSLEQGHHAPLTRSSSLPHCVSLQGTVRASSASPHNPHPHQRDWLYLGRKGSSGLLYPVGFATKSVDRRASGHRMLVRQAAVDNLPTDGPLTLAVGDNVIPCGLGSDGDGGVDGELSRKSGRKKSQKFAYSKWYKYGGGGGGTFTKLYSPEKAADPGVLKAKRLLAGLEPERVLGVQRGPAVSRDLVTSLVSSSATVCLPSCLQDNLSPVNHVHSYRMPSHLHNTPTSCLTPSYLHTTPTSCLTLSHLHTTPTSCLTPSHLHTTHTSCLTPSHLHTTHTSCLTPSHLHTTPTSCLTPSHLHTTHTSCLTPSHLHTTPTSCLTPSHLHTTPTSCLKPSHLHTTPTSCLTPGHLHTTPTSSLKHPLQRTQSVSKEVFSNRTDCVSMTVTHQEKHTNCVSQRCGSHVPSERKKQKIENNVCLLEGGGGLHSSNKLNQLSSSVRSGIAKPSSSSDSAKTSFLPKYQLRLPTDSGPTGLTQTQPRGPVRVSSVTGVGQGQGRFATPVTALDQSQSATPVTALDQSQSATPVTALVQSQSATPVTALVQSQSATPVTALVQSQSATPVTALDQSQSATPVTALVQSQSATPVTALVQSQSATPVTALDQSQSATPVTALVQSQSATPVTALDQSQFATPVTALDQSQFATITATAVKQSATPPTALVQSMPWKTSVHGQCPTANTTSTTTLHPALTVADHVNPLTYVTTEVNPPCHTIAALACHTIPFTKTQSSPYHTSVAYPAIPFTVSHSSQSEGQKVFHVRTADLHICLQLISDEQLALIQPQIERQDTTSEPQIEKQDMTSETGPSHGGVHGAMGVAVDPLGTTMKKEALQTSSCILPDAETQGGTAKHVTQEVTGTLDPVEPSSSQHENNRGFSGDKEWQHSAAVCCHDLDHPSTDTLCSPGTPLTQTDRSDMTEAAPLTNTEQNLSRNGYVSLEPPDPGLSFQNHPDTNTVLETTGLSFQNHPDTNTVLETTGLSFQNHPDTNTVLETTGLSFQNHPDTNTVLETTGLSFQNHPDTNTVPRDYWTIFPEPPRHQHRPRDYWTIFPEPPRHQHRPRDYWTIFPEPPRHQHRPRDYRSISSEPPRLQHLPRYYRAISSEPPIFCQHDSSSASQPGCPV; this is translated from the coding sequence ATGGAGACTGGCAAGCGAGGCTTGGTGAATGTGATAACGCCTGGCAGCAGCTCCgtgtcagagcagagagagaacagcatCAACAACAGCATGCCACTCCGGGCTCCTCTAACCACCTTGTTCCTCCACACAGTGCCAGGCCTTTCTTCACACCCCCAGGCTCAGCCAGCTGCCTCCTTGGACTCCACGACCCTTCGTCTGTCCATCCCTCAGCAGGGCTCCACAGACTCCCTACCCTTCCTGACTCTCCACCTACCAGCCAGGCTGCAGCTGCACCAGCAGGCCCCACAATCAGGCCTGGGGGCGCATGTGTCCCTGAGGGCCTCTGTGTCTGCAGCCAGACCCTCTAGGTCCGCTGGGAAGCACCTGTGTCCTCACTGCGGCCGGGACTGCATGAAGCCCAGTGTCCTGGAGAAACACCTGCGCTGCCACACCGGGGAGCGGCCCTACCCCTGCACCACCTGCGGCATCTCTTTCAAGACCCAGAGCAACCTCTATAAGCACCGCCGCACACAGGCCCACGCACGCCTCAGCTCCGGGTCAGGGCAGAGGTCGCTCGGATCTCTGGGCAGTTTACAAGGTCACTCCTCCCTGAGCAGCATGGACACTCTGCAGGGACACCAAGCCAGTCTGCAAGGTCACTCATCCCTGGGATCGATGGACAGTCTGGGCAGTCTACAGGGCAATTCCTCAGTGAGCAGCTTGGACAGTCTACAGGGCTATTCCTCCCTGGGAAGTCAGGACAGTCTGCAGGGACACCGTCTGCAAGGTCTCCAGGACAGTCTATTCAGTTTACAGGGTTCCAGGGATACACTCACCTCCAGCCCCTCTCTAGATACCCTCAGCCAGGACCCAGGTAGTCTGGAGAATGGcagctctctctctgctaccaccaccctctcccccagccctggccagaggagtgggacagaaacaggtagagacacagacagagacacaggctgGGCCCTGCAGCAGGCTGGGTTAGAGGGTCTCCTCCTGGCTGCTGGGGGGAGCCAGAGTATAGAGTTAtccaagaggaggagagaagcggAGGATACGAGGGATGAactgagagagagcaggaaggatAAAGATAGAGAGAAGTCAGTGTTGACCCTGTCCCGCCACCTCCCGCTGCGGAGACAGCAGGCTGCCATCTTGTCTCAGTGGGAGGGTTCTCTGGCTAGGGGGATGGCCCAGAACCAAGACAACTTCCTGTCTAGAGGGAAGTCCCAGAGCCACGACAGCACAGACTCCGGCTACAGCGAGACCTCCAGCCCTGGGTCTGGACCATACAACCCTGGGTCTGGACCACACAACCACAACCCTGGGTCTGAACTACACAACCACAATCCTGTGTCTGGACTACACAACCCTGTGTCTGGACCACACAACCACAACCCTGGGTCTGGACCACACAACCCTGGGTCTGGACCACACAACCACAACCCTGGGTCTGGACCCCACAACCCTGGGTCTggactacacaaccacaaccctgGGTCTGGACCACAAAGCCACAACCCTGGGTTTGGACCACACAGCCCTGGGTCTGGACCACACAACCCTGGGTCTGGACCACACAATCCTAGGTCTGGACCACACAACCACAGCATGGAGTCAGTGGCAGAGTCTAGTATGGAGATACACGACCAGCAGGACACCTTCCACACACAGCCTGATCAAactaacaccacacacacacatacactcacacagccttcacacacacccacacagctaaacgccacacacacacccacacagccaGAACTCACCGTGTCTCAGCCCAGGAGCACAGTTTCAGTCCAGGCCCAGCAGAGTCTTGAAGAGAGAATCTCCAAGCTGATCTCAGAGAACGATGCAGTGGTGGAGGACAAACACCTGAACACAGTCCGACCCAGGAAGACCCTCTTGTCCAAACAGGGCAGCATCGACCTGCCAATGCCCTACACCTACAAAGATTCCTTCCACTTCGATATGAAGACCAGCAACAGGCCTCCTACAGCCAGCGCTGGGATGGCCTGgcagagaggggacaggggaggagggtggCCAGGTCTGTATAGTTCGGTACCTACCcagacctctaccagcctggAGCAGGGGCATCATGCCCCCCTGACCCGTAGTAGCTCCCTGCCTCACTGTGTGAGCCTTCAGGGTACAGTCAGAGCCAGCTCGgcctctcctcacaacccccaTCCTCACCAAAGAGACTGGCTATACCTGGGCCGTAAGGGCAGCTCTGGACTACTTTACCCAGTAGGCTTTGCCACCAAGTCTGTTGACCGTCGCGCATCAGGCCACCGCATGCTGGTCAGACAGGCGGCCGTGGACAACCTCCCGACGGACGGACCATTGACGTTAGCAGTCGGCGACAATGTCATTCCCTGCGGTCTTGGCTCAGATGGAGACGGAGGCGTGGATGGAGAGCTGAGTAGAAAGAGTGGTAGGAAGAAGTCCCAGAAGTTTGCCTACAGTAAGTGGTAcaagtatggaggaggaggaggagggacgttCACAAAGCTCTACAGCCCAGAGAAGGCAGCTGATCCTGGTGTGTTGAAGGCTAAAAGGTTATTAGCTGGTCTGGAGCCAGAGAGGGTCCTGGGGGTTCAGAGAGGCCCAGCAGTAAGCAGAGACCTGGTGACATCACTGGTCTCAAGTAGTGCCACTGTGTGTCTTCCATCCTGTCTCCAAGACAACCTTTCACCTGTCAATCATGTCCACTCATATCGAATGCCCAGTCATCTCCATAACACACCCACTTCCTGTCTCACACCCAGTTATCTCCACACCACACCCACTTCCTGTCTCACACTGAGTCATCTCCATACTACACCCACTTCCTGTCTCACACCCAGTCACctccataccacacacacatcctgtctcACACCAAGTCATCTCCATACCACACACACTTCCTGTCTCACACCGAGTCATCTCCATACCACACCCACTTCCTGTCTCACACCCAGTCACctccataccacacacacatcctgtctcACACCAAGTCATCTCCATACCACACCCACTTCCTGTCTCACACCGAGTCATCTCCATACCACACCCACTTCCTGTCTCAAACCCAGTCATCTCCACACCACACCCACTTCCTGTCTCACACCTGGTCATCTTCATACCACACCCACTTCCTCTCTCAAACATCCCCTCCAGAGAACCCAGTCAGTCTCAAAAGAAGTGTtttctaacaggactgactgtgTGTCTATGACAGTGACCCACCAGGAGAAACACACCAACTGTGTGTCTCAACGATGTGGAAGCCATGTTCCCTCAGAGAGGAAGAAGCAGAAGATTGAGAATAACGTCTGTCttctggagggaggaggaggcctACACAGCAGCAATAAACTGAACCAACTCTCATCCTCAGTCAGAAGTGGGATAGCcaagccctcctcctcctctgattcAGCCAAGACCAGTTTCCTCCCTAAGTACCAGTTGAGGCTTCCTACAGACTCAGGGCCTACGGGCCTCACCCAAACACAACCTAGAGGCCCTGTCAGGGTTTCATCAGTCACAGGCGTAGgacagggtcagggcaggtttGCTACACCTGTGACAGCTCTAGATCAAAGCCAGTCTGCTACACCTGTGACAGCTCTAGATCAAAGCCAGTCTGCTACACCTGTGACAGCTCTAGTTCAAAGCCAGTCTGCTACACCTGTGACAGCTCTAGTTCAAAGCCAGTCTGCTACACCTGTGACAGCTCTAGTTCAAAGCCAGTCTGCTACACCTGTGACAGCTCTAGATCAAAGCCAGTCTGCTACACCTGTGACAGCTCTAGTTCAAAGCCAGTCTGCTACACCTGTGACAGCTCTAGTTCAAAGCCAGTCTGCTACACCTGTGACAGCTCTAGATCAAAGCCAGTCTGCTACACCTGTGACAGCTCTAGTTCAAAGCCAGTCTGCTACACCTGTGACAGCTCTAGATCAAAGCCAGTTTGCTACACCTGTGACAGCTCTAGATCAAAGCCAGTTTGCTACCATCACAGCCACAGCGGTGAAGCAATCTGCCACACCACCCACAGCCTTAGTACAGAGCATGCCCTGGAAAACATCAGTACATGGTCAGTGCCCTACAGCCAACACCACTTCCACAACAACCCTCCACCCTGCTCTCACAGTAGCAGACCATGTCAACCCTCTAACTTATGTTACAACAGAGGTTAACCCTCCGTGTCATACGATAGCAGCTTTAGCATGCCATACCATACCATTCACTAAAACACAGTCATCACCATACCATACATCAGTAGCATACCCTGCTATACCATTCACTGTTAGTCACAGCAGCCAGTCAGAGGGTCAGAAAGTGTTCCACGTGAGGACAGCGGACCTCCACATCTGTCTCCAGCTCATCTCAGACGAACAGCTGGCGCTCATACAGCCTCAGATAGAACGACAGGATACAACATCAGAGCCTCAGATAGAGAAACAGGATATGACATCAGAGACAGGGCCTTCTCATGGTGGCGTCCATGGAGCGATGGGAGTAGCGGTGGATCCACTAGGAACCACAATGAAGAAGGAAGCGCTCCAAACCAGCTCATGTATTCTACCTGACGCTGAAACACAGGGGGGGACAGCAAAGCATGTGACACAGGAAGTCACTGGAACTTTGGATCCAGTAGAACCTTCTTCATCACAACATGAGAACAACAGAGGTTTCTCTGGCGATAAAGAGTGGCAGCATTCAGCAGCAGTATGTTGTCATGACCTGGACCATCCCTCAACAGACACCCTCTGTAGTCCTGGAACTCCTCTCACTCAGACGGACAGATCAGACATGACGGAAGCTGCTCCTCTAACCAACACAGAGCAGAACCTGTCTCGTAATGGCTATGTTTCACTTGAACCACCTGACCCAGGACTATCTTTCCAGAACCACCCAGACACCAACACCGTCCTAGAGACTACAGGACTATCTTTCCAGAACCACCCAGACACCAACACCGTCCTAGAGACTACTGGACTATCTTTCCAGAACCACCCAGACACCAACACCGTCCTAGAGACTACTGGACTATCTTTCCAGAACCACCCAGACACCAACACCGTCCTAGAGACTACTGGACTATCTTTCCAGAACCACCCAGACACCAACACCGTCCCTAGAGACTACTGGACTATCTTTCCAGAACCACCCAGACACCAACACCGTCCTAGAGACTACTGGACTATCTTTCCAGAACCACCCAGACACCAACACCGTCCTAGAGACTACTGGACTATCTTTCCAGAACCACCCAGACACCAACACCGTCCTAGAGACTACAGGAGTATTTCCTCAGAACCACCCAGACTCCAACACCTTCCTAGATACTACAGGGCTATATCCTCAGAACCACCCATATTCTGTCAACATGACTCCAGCTCTGCCTCACAACCGGGGTGCCCAGTCTAG